From Halanaeroarchaeum sulfurireducens, a single genomic window includes:
- a CDS encoding diacylglycerol/polyprenol kinase family protein produces the protein MSELGRRLVHASGSIFPLGYLLGVEWVVVRWVVLLGAGVTLILEALRLSGLVEWWIFERFTREYERRGVAGYVFYAIGFAVVAWAFDPRIAVAAMLMLSIGDPVSGLLATGETGIKRAPVLLVTFAVCLTIASLLGIRFPVAVAGALVATVADGVTLKLGTRYIDDNIAIPVGAGTAMWLVLAVP, from the coding sequence ATGAGCGAACTCGGGCGGCGGCTGGTCCACGCCAGTGGCTCCATCTTCCCACTCGGGTACCTGTTAGGGGTGGAGTGGGTCGTCGTCCGATGGGTCGTCCTGCTCGGCGCCGGTGTCACGCTAATTCTCGAGGCGTTACGGCTCTCCGGCCTCGTCGAGTGGTGGATCTTCGAGCGGTTCACGCGAGAGTACGAACGACGCGGCGTCGCTGGATACGTTTTTTACGCGATCGGGTTCGCCGTCGTCGCGTGGGCGTTCGACCCGCGGATCGCCGTGGCCGCGATGTTGATGCTCTCGATCGGGGACCCGGTCTCCGGGCTGCTGGCAACCGGTGAGACGGGGATCAAGCGAGCGCCCGTCCTGTTGGTCACCTTCGCGGTCTGTCTCACCATCGCCTCCCTCCTGGGCATCCGGTTTCCCGTCGCGGTGGCGGGGGCGCTCGTCGCCACGGTCGCGGACGGCGTAACCCTCAAGCTCGGAACGCGGTACATCGACGACAACATCGCCATCCCGGTAGGTGCCGGGACGGCGATGTGGCTGGTCCTCGCCGTCCCCTGA
- the glyS gene encoding glycine--tRNA ligase, giving the protein MKALIELAKRRGYFFQSSGAYGGVAGFYTYGPQGAALKANVEEQWRDRFTVQEGHTEIDAPTIMPEAVFEASGHLEGFDDMLVECAACGESHRADHLIEDETTIEEAESLPIPEVESLVREHDIVCPSCGEPLADQPVENFNLMFQTSIGPGSSNPGYLRPETAQGIFVDFPRLKEYARGNLPFGVTQIGRAYRNEISPRNAVVRSREFTQAELELFIDPEEDEPDLTAVADVETALYSADMQADEDGTPVTMTLGEAVEEGIVAEPWIAYYLGITKQWYERMGLDMDRFRFRQHLPGELAHYSSDCWDAEADVSAAGAEPEWIELAGFSYRSDYDLSKHAEHSGERFSVFKEYDEAKTVERATVDPDMSTLGPEFGDRAGEVADALQELVERDRAAFEGNEVTVEVDGESITVDIETTGYSVDEVTESGRHITPHVVEPSFGVDRAVYAVLVHAYEEDEVDDEERTVLRLSPEVAPTSVGVFPLMDKDGLGDRARDLAEHLREAGFSVTYDDSGGIGRRYRRQDEIGTPFGVTVDYETLEDETVTLRDRDSTAQVRVPIDTLAEELAAVRDGERHFVDLQDAYPAAE; this is encoded by the coding sequence ATGAAGGCGCTGATCGAACTCGCCAAGCGGCGCGGGTACTTCTTCCAGTCGAGTGGCGCGTACGGGGGCGTCGCAGGCTTCTACACCTACGGCCCACAGGGAGCCGCGCTGAAGGCGAACGTCGAGGAGCAGTGGCGGGATCGGTTCACGGTCCAGGAGGGGCATACCGAAATCGACGCGCCGACCATCATGCCCGAGGCCGTCTTCGAGGCCTCCGGCCACCTCGAGGGCTTCGACGACATGCTCGTCGAGTGTGCGGCCTGCGGGGAGAGCCACCGGGCCGACCACCTCATCGAGGACGAGACGACCATCGAGGAGGCCGAGAGCCTCCCGATCCCGGAGGTCGAGTCGCTCGTCCGCGAGCACGACATCGTCTGTCCGAGCTGCGGGGAGCCCCTTGCCGACCAGCCGGTCGAGAACTTCAACCTCATGTTCCAGACGTCGATCGGCCCCGGTTCGTCGAATCCGGGCTATCTCCGACCGGAGACCGCCCAGGGCATCTTCGTGGATTTCCCGCGGCTGAAGGAGTACGCCCGGGGCAATCTCCCCTTCGGCGTCACGCAGATCGGGCGCGCCTACCGCAACGAGATCAGCCCGCGTAACGCGGTCGTCCGATCCCGCGAGTTCACCCAGGCCGAACTCGAGTTGTTCATCGATCCCGAGGAAGACGAACCGGATCTGACGGCCGTTGCGGACGTCGAAACCGCGCTGTACAGCGCCGATATGCAGGCGGACGAGGACGGCACGCCGGTGACGATGACCCTCGGTGAGGCGGTCGAGGAGGGCATTGTCGCCGAACCGTGGATCGCGTACTACCTCGGCATCACCAAGCAGTGGTACGAGCGAATGGGCCTGGACATGGACCGGTTCCGCTTCCGCCAGCACCTCCCCGGCGAACTCGCTCACTACTCCTCGGACTGTTGGGACGCGGAAGCGGACGTGAGCGCCGCCGGTGCCGAACCGGAGTGGATCGAACTCGCGGGCTTCTCGTACAGAAGCGACTACGACCTCTCGAAGCACGCCGAACACTCCGGCGAGCGCTTCTCGGTGTTCAAGGAGTACGACGAGGCGAAGACCGTCGAACGCGCGACCGTCGATCCCGACATGTCCACCCTCGGCCCCGAGTTCGGCGACCGGGCCGGCGAGGTAGCCGACGCCCTGCAGGAGCTCGTCGAGCGGGATCGGGCGGCCTTCGAGGGCAACGAGGTCACCGTCGAGGTCGACGGGGAGTCCATCACGGTGGACATCGAAACGACCGGCTACAGCGTCGACGAGGTGACCGAATCGGGGCGGCACATCACCCCGCACGTCGTCGAACCCTCCTTCGGCGTCGACCGGGCGGTCTACGCCGTGCTGGTCCACGCCTACGAGGAGGACGAGGTGGACGACGAGGAGCGGACCGTCCTGCGTCTGTCACCCGAGGTGGCGCCCACGTCCGTCGGGGTCTTCCCCCTGATGGACAAGGACGGCCTGGGCGATCGCGCGCGCGACCTCGCAGAGCACCTGCGAGAGGCGGGCTTCTCGGTGACCTACGACGACTCCGGGGGCATCGGCCGGCGGTACCGCCGCCAGGACGAGATCGGGACGCCCTTCGGCGTCACCGTCGACTACGAGACCCTCGAAGACGAGACGGTGACCCTGCGCGACCGCGACAGCACCGCACAGGTTCGCGTGCCGATCGACACACTCGCGGAGGAGCTGGCGGCCGTTCGTGACGGCGAGCGGCACTTCGTTGACCTACAAGACGCCTACCCCGCGGCCGAATGA
- a CDS encoding CBS domain-containing protein, whose translation MIVSDVMTPRDDLVTVSIPGTRDDALEYLQERSFSSVPVVKETAEGERYRGLVSREDLINNPDEDQLAILMDEVPTTAPDASITDLAHLIAETGARRVPVVSEESLRGIVTITDVIRAIADGAVDGDTPVDELARRDINTTYERAPLQVVERELAFARVPYAVALDDDGEMAGVVTEVDIIAVAEVVEGEEGTGDSIANQDDEWMWEGIKAVGNRYLPTRNVEIPDEPVSEYMTADVVTVTGQRTAKDASQMMLNNDIEQIPLVNGDELTGIVRDIDLVSGL comes from the coding sequence ATGATAGTCTCTGACGTGATGACACCCCGGGACGATCTTGTGACCGTCTCGATTCCGGGGACCCGCGACGATGCACTCGAGTATCTCCAGGAGCGGTCCTTCTCCTCGGTCCCCGTGGTCAAAGAGACCGCGGAGGGCGAACGGTATCGCGGACTCGTCTCCCGCGAAGATCTGATCAACAACCCCGACGAGGACCAGCTCGCCATCCTGATGGACGAGGTCCCGACGACGGCCCCGGACGCGTCCATCACCGATCTGGCTCACCTCATCGCTGAGACGGGTGCACGACGTGTCCCCGTCGTTAGCGAGGAGTCGTTAAGGGGTATCGTGACGATCACCGACGTGATCCGCGCCATCGCCGACGGGGCCGTCGACGGCGACACGCCCGTGGACGAGCTGGCCCGACGGGACATCAACACGACGTACGAGAGAGCGCCCCTCCAGGTCGTCGAGCGAGAGCTCGCCTTCGCCCGCGTTCCTTACGCAGTGGCCCTCGACGACGATGGCGAGATGGCGGGCGTCGTCACCGAAGTCGACATCATCGCGGTCGCGGAAGTCGTCGAGGGCGAGGAGGGCACCGGCGACTCCATCGCGAATCAGGACGACGAGTGGATGTGGGAAGGAATCAAGGCGGTCGGAAATCGGTACCTGCCGACACGGAACGTCGAGATCCCCGACGAACCGGTCAGCGAGTACATGACCGCCGACGTCGTCACCGTGACCGGGCAGCGGACAGCCAAAGATGCATCCCAGATGATGCTCAACAACGACATCGAGCAGATCCCACTGGTGAACGGGGACGAACTCACGGGCATCGTACGGGACATCGACCTGGTGAGTGGGCTATGA
- a CDS encoding DUF7556 family protein, translated as MTADTTPAAGNASAAPEVMSSVDDEGRESRFVIADISRDGAWVSASVDAATTLSAWR; from the coding sequence ATGACGGCAGATACCACGCCCGCGGCGGGCAATGCCAGTGCCGCTCCCGAGGTCATGTCCTCGGTGGACGACGAGGGACGCGAATCCCGGTTCGTCATCGCGGACATCTCCCGTGACGGAGCGTGGGTATCTGCATCGGTGGACGCAGCCACCACACTGTCGGCCTGGCGCTGA
- a CDS encoding PPC domain-containing DNA-binding protein, whose amino-acid sequence MDYREVSVDREFLLTLSYGADYHEEIESFAADRDVEAAWFGGTGAVEDVELGIFDQDEFEYETVAFEEPLEVVACMGSVALDEAGTPVADAHVTLARPSGQAIAGRLERATVFSGECYLRTFAESLDRERDETTGRDGWAV is encoded by the coding sequence ATGGACTACCGCGAAGTCTCCGTGGACCGCGAGTTCCTCCTCACGCTGTCGTACGGCGCGGACTATCACGAGGAGATCGAATCCTTCGCGGCCGATCGGGACGTCGAAGCGGCGTGGTTCGGCGGGACGGGGGCCGTCGAGGACGTCGAACTCGGCATTTTCGATCAGGACGAGTTCGAGTACGAAACGGTTGCCTTCGAGGAACCCCTCGAGGTCGTGGCGTGCATGGGGAGCGTCGCGCTCGACGAGGCGGGCACCCCCGTGGCGGACGCCCACGTGACCCTGGCGCGACCGTCGGGGCAGGCGATCGCCGGTCGGCTGGAGCGGGCAACCGTCTTCTCCGGCGAGTGCTACCTGCGCACCTTCGCCGAATCGCTCGACCGAGAACGGGACGAGACGACGGGACGAGACGGCTGGGCGGTGTAG
- a CDS encoding DNA-directed DNA polymerase II large subunit has protein sequence MRPDDEAYFETIESQLDEALAVAREAKRRGDDPSPEVEIPVAKDMADRVENILGIDGVAERVRDLEGEMSREEAALELVEDFVEGTVGDYDTKAGKVEGAVRTAVALLTEGVVAAPIEGIDRVELTQNDDGTEFISVYYAGPIRSAGGTAQALSVLVADYARALLDINEYRPRDEEVKRYAEEVDLYDQETGLQYSPKEEESEYIASNTPICLDGEATGQEEVSGYRDLERVDTNNPRGGMCLVLAEGIALKAPKIQRYTRDLDEVDWPWLQDLIDGTITDDANGAEDDDDADEADDGGAGASDDPGPPRVEESWKYLRDLIAGRPVFGHPSAEGGFRLRYGRARNHGFATAGVHPATMHIVDDFLATGTQIKTERPGKAAGVVPVDSIEGPTVKLANGDVRRIDDPEEALDVRNGVEAILDLGEYLVNYGEFVENNHPLAPASYTVEWWVQELEAAGANVQALRDSPYVDLERPDAEQALNWAQDQDVPLHPAYTYLWHDLDVDRFATLAAAVADAEIVDDTLHIPRDEPVREALEVLLVEHTQSADVLVVPDWRPLTRTLGVSEDLTRQWTDEDLPAAARDWDNAMKAVNEVAPFSVRERAPTRIGNRMGRPEKSESRELSPAVHTLFPIGEAGGNQRNVSDAASHTEGMNDRPGRVTVPLGVRECRDCGEHTYKSRCPACGGRTDPHYECSDCGIEAEPDESGRVECPRCEREVDSVEPQTVDLNGEYHEALKAVGERENAFEILKGVKGLASAEKVPEPIEKGVLRAKHGVSTFKDGTVRYDMTDLPVTAVRPAELDVTVGQFRELGYEEDVHGDPLEHPDQLVELRVQDVVLSDGAAEHMHKTADFVDDLLEKYYGLDSFYGIDDRDDLVGELVFGMAPHTSAAVVGRVVGFTSAAVGYAHPYFHASKRRNCFVPETKVWIRDEDGAWRYESIETVVEERLEDPWTDDMGTLVEELDDPIYVPSLEADGSPTLESVSAVSKHVATDHLIEVETRSGRSLTVTPDHSMRTWENGVCELEAHQVEVGDVIPRPASSLAEAEFATGRFAESVASSGSPSNRGDGSTGHTGGDEIASDGGKVWLDEVVSVDIIESDVDHTYSFTVENTHTLLANDLFVGQCDGDEDCVMLLMDGLLNFSKAFLPDSRGGRMDAPLVMSSRIDPAEIDDEAHNMDVVGQYPREFYEATREMAPPEDVDITIAEDRLGTDAEYSVYEFTHDTTDIALGPDLSAYKTLGSMMDKMDAQLELARKLRAVDETDVAERVIEYHFLPDLIGNLRAFSRQETRCLSCGTKYRRAPLTGECRECGGDVTLTVHEGSVSKYLDTALEVAEEYGAREYTKQRLHILERSIESIFENDKNKQSGIADFM, from the coding sequence ATGCGCCCGGACGACGAAGCGTACTTCGAGACCATCGAATCCCAGCTCGACGAGGCCCTCGCCGTCGCCAGGGAGGCCAAACGGCGCGGCGACGACCCCAGCCCCGAGGTCGAGATCCCCGTCGCGAAGGACATGGCCGACCGCGTCGAGAACATCCTCGGCATCGACGGTGTGGCCGAGCGCGTCCGCGACCTCGAGGGGGAGATGTCCCGCGAGGAGGCCGCCCTCGAACTCGTCGAGGACTTCGTCGAGGGGACCGTCGGCGACTACGACACGAAGGCGGGGAAAGTCGAGGGCGCGGTCCGGACCGCCGTTGCACTCCTGACCGAGGGCGTCGTGGCGGCCCCCATCGAGGGCATCGACCGCGTGGAACTCACCCAGAACGACGACGGGACCGAGTTCATCTCGGTGTACTACGCGGGACCGATACGCTCGGCCGGCGGGACCGCCCAGGCGCTGTCGGTACTCGTCGCCGACTACGCCCGCGCCCTCCTCGATATCAACGAGTACAGGCCTCGGGACGAGGAGGTGAAACGCTACGCCGAGGAGGTCGACCTGTACGATCAGGAGACGGGCCTGCAGTACTCGCCGAAAGAGGAGGAGTCGGAGTACATCGCGAGCAATACGCCGATCTGTCTGGATGGCGAGGCCACCGGCCAGGAGGAGGTCTCCGGCTATCGCGACCTGGAACGGGTCGACACCAACAATCCGCGCGGCGGTATGTGCCTCGTGCTCGCCGAGGGCATCGCGCTGAAGGCGCCGAAGATTCAGCGCTACACCCGCGATCTGGACGAGGTCGACTGGCCGTGGCTCCAGGACCTCATCGACGGCACGATCACCGACGACGCCAACGGCGCCGAGGACGATGACGACGCGGACGAGGCCGACGACGGGGGCGCTGGGGCGTCCGACGACCCGGGACCGCCCCGGGTCGAGGAATCCTGGAAGTACCTTCGCGACCTCATCGCGGGGCGCCCCGTCTTCGGCCATCCGAGCGCGGAAGGCGGGTTCCGACTCCGCTACGGCCGCGCCCGGAATCACGGCTTCGCGACCGCCGGCGTCCACCCGGCGACGATGCACATCGTCGACGACTTTCTGGCGACGGGGACCCAGATCAAAACCGAACGGCCGGGCAAGGCCGCGGGCGTCGTGCCGGTGGACTCCATCGAGGGGCCGACCGTCAAACTCGCGAACGGCGACGTCAGGCGGATCGACGACCCCGAGGAGGCCCTCGACGTCCGAAACGGCGTGGAGGCCATCCTCGATCTGGGCGAGTACCTCGTGAACTACGGGGAGTTCGTCGAGAACAACCATCCGCTCGCGCCCGCGTCGTACACCGTCGAGTGGTGGGTCCAGGAGCTGGAGGCCGCGGGCGCGAACGTTCAGGCACTCCGGGATTCCCCCTATGTCGACCTCGAACGACCGGACGCCGAGCAGGCGCTGAACTGGGCACAAGACCAAGACGTTCCCCTCCATCCAGCCTACACCTACCTGTGGCACGATCTCGACGTCGATCGGTTCGCGACCCTTGCAGCGGCGGTCGCGGACGCGGAGATCGTCGACGACACGCTCCACATCCCCCGAGACGAGCCCGTACGGGAGGCCCTCGAGGTCCTCCTCGTCGAACACACCCAGTCGGCGGACGTCCTCGTCGTGCCGGACTGGCGACCACTGACCCGGACCCTCGGTGTCTCCGAGGACCTGACGCGCCAGTGGACGGACGAGGATCTCCCGGCGGCGGCCCGCGACTGGGACAACGCGATGAAGGCGGTCAACGAGGTCGCGCCATTCTCCGTTCGCGAGCGGGCACCGACCCGCATCGGCAATCGCATGGGCCGACCGGAGAAGTCCGAATCGCGGGAACTCTCGCCGGCGGTCCACACACTCTTTCCAATCGGCGAGGCCGGCGGCAATCAGCGGAACGTGAGCGACGCGGCCTCACACACCGAGGGCATGAACGACCGGCCCGGGCGCGTGACGGTCCCACTCGGCGTGCGCGAGTGTCGAGACTGTGGGGAGCACACCTACAAGTCCCGGTGCCCGGCCTGCGGCGGTCGGACCGACCCCCACTACGAATGCTCCGACTGCGGCATCGAGGCCGAACCGGACGAGTCCGGACGGGTGGAGTGTCCCCGCTGTGAACGCGAGGTCGACTCCGTCGAACCGCAGACCGTCGATCTCAACGGGGAGTACCACGAGGCGCTGAAGGCGGTCGGCGAGCGTGAGAACGCCTTCGAGATCCTGAAGGGCGTCAAGGGACTGGCCTCCGCGGAGAAGGTTCCCGAACCGATCGAGAAAGGCGTTCTCAGGGCGAAACACGGCGTCTCGACGTTCAAGGACGGGACGGTCCGCTACGACATGACGGATCTGCCGGTGACCGCCGTCCGCCCGGCGGAGCTGGACGTCACCGTGGGCCAGTTCCGCGAACTCGGCTACGAGGAGGACGTCCACGGCGACCCGCTCGAGCACCCCGACCAGCTGGTGGAACTCCGCGTTCAGGACGTCGTCCTCTCCGACGGCGCCGCCGAGCACATGCACAAGACCGCCGACTTCGTCGACGATCTCCTCGAGAAATACTACGGCCTCGACTCGTTCTACGGGATCGACGACCGCGACGATCTGGTCGGCGAACTCGTCTTCGGGATGGCTCCGCACACGAGCGCGGCGGTCGTCGGGCGCGTCGTCGGCTTCACGAGCGCCGCCGTCGGCTACGCACACCCGTACTTCCACGCGAGCAAGCGAAGGAACTGCTTCGTCCCCGAGACGAAGGTCTGGATCCGCGACGAAGATGGCGCGTGGCGATACGAATCCATCGAGACTGTCGTCGAAGAACGCCTCGAGGACCCCTGGACGGACGACATGGGGACACTCGTCGAGGAACTCGACGATCCCATTTACGTCCCCTCGCTCGAGGCCGACGGGTCACCGACGCTCGAATCGGTCTCGGCCGTCTCGAAACACGTCGCTACGGACCACCTGATCGAGGTCGAAACGCGAAGCGGTCGGTCGCTCACCGTCACGCCAGACCACTCGATGCGGACGTGGGAAAACGGCGTCTGCGAACTGGAGGCCCATCAGGTAGAGGTTGGTGACGTCATTCCGAGGCCGGCATCTTCGCTCGCCGAGGCAGAATTCGCGACCGGACGGTTCGCGGAGTCTGTGGCCAGTTCGGGATCCCCTTCGAATCGGGGCGACGGGAGTACCGGTCACACGGGCGGCGACGAAATCGCCTCCGATGGCGGCAAGGTCTGGCTCGACGAGGTCGTGTCGGTTGATATCATCGAAAGCGACGTCGACCACACGTATTCATTCACTGTCGAAAACACGCACACCCTCCTCGCGAACGATCTCTTCGTCGGACAGTGCGACGGCGACGAGGACTGTGTCATGCTGTTGATGGACGGGCTGCTCAACTTCTCGAAGGCCTTCTTGCCCGACTCGCGGGGTGGCAGGATGGACGCCCCGCTGGTCATGTCCTCGCGTATCGACCCCGCCGAGATCGACGACGAGGCGCACAATATGGACGTCGTCGGCCAGTATCCCCGGGAGTTCTACGAGGCCACTCGCGAGATGGCTCCCCCGGAGGACGTCGACATCACCATCGCCGAGGACCGCCTCGGGACCGACGCGGAGTACTCCGTCTACGAGTTCACCCACGACACGACGGACATCGCCCTCGGGCCGGACCTCTCGGCGTACAAGACCCTCGGTTCGATGATGGACAAGATGGACGCCCAGCTCGAACTCGCCCGGAAGCTCCGGGCGGTCGACGAGACGGACGTGGCCGAACGCGTCATCGAGTACCACTTCCTCCCGGATCTCATCGGCAATCTGCGAGCGTTCTCCCGCCAGGAGACCCGGTGTCTGTCCTGCGGGACGAAGTACCGGCGGGCCCCGCTCACCGGCGAGTGCCGGGAGTGCGGTGGCGACGTGACCCTCACCGTACACGAGGGATCGGTTTCGAAGTACCTGGACACCGCCCTCGAGGTGGCCGAGGAGTACGGCGCGCGCGAGTACACGAAACAGCGCCTGCATATCCTCGAGCGGTCGATCGAGAGCATCTTCGAGAACGACAAGAACAAACAGTCGGGAATAGCGGACTTCATGTAA
- a CDS encoding 4Fe-4S ferredoxin N-terminal domain-containing protein — translation MPDNVTKDESGFPLSETVEPDREFDQELGKQMGADAQEVANGNMTEDEFFEKYRDEVEEEFGENAQLLGREVNDE, via the coding sequence ATGCCTGATAACGTGACGAAGGACGAAAGCGGGTTCCCCCTCTCGGAGACGGTGGAACCGGACCGCGAATTCGATCAAGAACTCGGAAAACAAATGGGTGCAGACGCCCAGGAAGTGGCGAACGGCAATATGACCGAAGACGAATTTTTCGAAAAGTATCGCGACGAGGTCGAAGAGGAGTTCGGCGAGAACGCACAGCTCCTCGGTCGCGAGGTGAACGATGAGTGA
- a CDS encoding molybdopterin-containing oxidoreductase family protein — translation MSDAEDSEGRFGLTRRTLLKASGASAGAAALGGCLSAAEAPDEAGEGGTSTAHGNCWQCHKYCGMEVTLNGDGKAQELHGVDGHPRGSAGEGTNGTLCPKGLSQVEKAYSPRRIKQPHVRKDGELKKVGWEEAFEYTADLMESFDDEYGANKMVRLHGFATAAKHEACLPSSNPFKYVFGNLYGSSESVPHPIPTCFGSSAQTYTLAGLGGGNMRWPDFPNTKYLLVWGRNPLETFAGQWEAKQLLEAKERGATIVTIDPQYTETAKKSDKWLPIKPRTDGALALAMGHVIVNEGLYDEDFVENHTHGFETYKEAVADKTPEWAAEKTGLDAEDIREIATGFGEAAPAAAMQSWTGLGQSPDLQKAAQNQVSLLGLVGAIDRPGGQKLWSCAPTKDPFKDVNLPNNAEGKENPMKDYLPMAYPSTQNAIPKAIKNGDVKGLTTYYRNPVKDGAAEEWLEALDQLEMFITIDSFWSSVSRKADVVLPEASQLEKPMYGHGGYGAYNTQTWVTGSKAAIDPQFDTKSGWEIMKGIAEALGHGEYYPWENKEEYINEQLSPVDMTLDELDEKNYELIDSYGFEKWKKGGFANGTDQFWFDFDKKFDKLYQGLSKKYDFDFDTGPQWVPPGTIGDELTDEYPLEMIDHRTVYFSHGGDQALDKPLEQYAESMGKEHEDYRGNYLHINPEDAHSRGISDGDMVSVEGENGEVSLMAHVTEGIVPGTVSMAYGFGEASIQPDEEGANSMMLNTPDDVDPINGQIDRHIAVQVSSSGGEE, via the coding sequence ATGAGTGATGCAGAGGACTCCGAGGGTCGGTTCGGACTCACTCGCCGTACCCTGCTGAAGGCGAGTGGGGCGAGTGCCGGCGCGGCAGCCCTCGGCGGCTGTCTCTCCGCAGCCGAGGCCCCAGATGAGGCCGGCGAGGGAGGGACCTCCACGGCCCACGGTAACTGTTGGCAGTGTCACAAATACTGCGGCATGGAAGTGACGCTCAACGGTGACGGGAAGGCCCAAGAACTGCACGGTGTCGACGGCCACCCGCGAGGAAGTGCCGGCGAGGGAACCAACGGGACGCTCTGTCCGAAGGGTCTCTCCCAGGTCGAGAAGGCCTACTCACCCCGTCGCATCAAACAGCCCCACGTCCGCAAGGACGGCGAGCTGAAGAAGGTCGGCTGGGAGGAGGCCTTCGAGTACACCGCCGACCTCATGGAGTCCTTCGACGATGAGTACGGCGCGAACAAGATGGTCCGACTCCACGGGTTCGCGACGGCGGCCAAACACGAGGCCTGTCTGCCCTCCTCGAACCCGTTCAAGTACGTCTTCGGGAACCTCTACGGCTCCTCGGAGAGCGTTCCCCACCCGATCCCGACGTGTTTCGGCTCGTCGGCACAGACGTACACGCTGGCGGGGCTCGGCGGCGGCAACATGCGCTGGCCCGACTTCCCGAACACGAAGTACCTGCTCGTCTGGGGGCGCAATCCCCTGGAGACCTTCGCCGGCCAGTGGGAGGCCAAACAGCTCCTCGAGGCCAAAGAGCGCGGGGCGACCATCGTCACGATCGACCCGCAGTACACGGAGACGGCGAAGAAATCGGACAAGTGGCTGCCGATCAAGCCCCGGACCGACGGCGCGCTGGCCCTGGCGATGGGCCACGTCATCGTGAACGAGGGGCTCTACGACGAGGACTTCGTCGAGAACCACACCCACGGCTTCGAGACGTACAAGGAGGCCGTCGCGGACAAGACCCCCGAGTGGGCCGCGGAGAAGACCGGCCTCGATGCCGAGGATATTCGCGAGATTGCGACCGGCTTCGGTGAAGCCGCGCCCGCCGCGGCGATGCAGTCCTGGACGGGCCTCGGACAGAGCCCCGACCTGCAGAAGGCGGCCCAGAACCAGGTCTCTCTGCTCGGTCTCGTCGGCGCCATCGACCGGCCCGGGGGACAGAAGCTCTGGAGCTGTGCCCCGACGAAGGACCCCTTCAAGGACGTGAACCTCCCGAACAACGCCGAGGGCAAGGAGAACCCGATGAAGGATTACCTGCCCATGGCGTACCCCAGCACGCAGAACGCGATCCCCAAGGCGATCAAGAACGGGGACGTCAAAGGGCTCACGACCTACTACCGCAATCCGGTCAAGGACGGCGCCGCAGAGGAGTGGCTGGAGGCACTCGACCAGCTGGAGATGTTCATCACCATCGACTCCTTCTGGAGTTCCGTCTCGCGGAAGGCCGACGTCGTTCTCCCCGAGGCCAGCCAGCTCGAGAAGCCGATGTACGGCCACGGCGGCTACGGCGCCTACAACACGCAGACCTGGGTCACCGGCTCGAAAGCGGCCATCGATCCCCAGTTCGACACCAAGTCCGGCTGGGAGATCATGAAGGGTATCGCCGAGGCACTCGGCCACGGCGAGTACTACCCGTGGGAGAACAAAGAGGAGTACATCAACGAACAGCTCTCGCCGGTCGACATGACCCTCGACGAGCTGGACGAGAAGAATTACGAACTCATCGACTCCTACGGCTTCGAGAAGTGGAAGAAAGGTGGCTTCGCGAACGGCACCGACCAGTTCTGGTTCGACTTCGACAAGAAATTCGACAAGCTCTACCAGGGTCTGAGCAAGAAGTACGACTTCGACTTCGACACCGGTCCGCAGTGGGTCCCGCCGGGAACCATCGGCGACGAACTCACCGACGAGTACCCACTCGAGATGATCGACCACCGCACCGTCTACTTCTCCCACGGTGGCGACCAGGCCCTCGACAAGCCGCTCGAGCAGTACGCCGAGTCGATGGGTAAAGAGCACGAGGACTACCGCGGCAACTATCTCCACATCAACCCTGAGGATGCCCATTCCCGGGGTATCTCCGACGGCGACATGGTCTCCGTCGAGGGCGAGAACGGCGAGGTCAGCCTGATGGCTCACGTGACCGAGGGCATCGTTCCCGGAACGGTCTCGATGGCCTACGGCTTCGGCGAGGCCTCGATCCAGCCCGACGAGGAGGGCGCAAACAGCATGATGCTCAACACACCCGACGACGTGGACCCGATAAACGGCCAGATCGACCGGCACATCGCTGTGCAGGTCTCCTCCTCCGGAGGTGAGGAATAA